Genomic segment of Clostridia bacterium:
CGCGTGTGCACCGAGCGGACGAAGGCTGGTGGGGCGCTTGGCCTTATTCGCACCCCGAGATGGATATGGCGGAAAAGGACGTCGCGGCGTATGCCCAAGATAACGACGCGGCCGTGTACGTGTTGGGACGTGCGGCGGGCGAGGACAGGGAGAATACGCTCACCGAGGGCTCCTATTATCTCACCGCCAAAGAGCGGCGCCTGTTGTCCTTCGTCACCAAGCATTTCCGCAAGACCATCGTCGTCCTCGACACGGGCAACGTGGTGGATATGGCGTGGGTGGAGGAGTTTCAACCCTCCGCCGTATTGATGGCCTATTTCGGCGGGCAGGAGAGTTGCACGGCCTTGGTGGACGTGCTGACGGGCGCGGTGAATCCCTCGGGTAAATTGCCCGACACCATCGCGCGCCGCTACACCGACTATCCCTCGTCCGCGTGCTTCGGCGGCAAGGACTACAACGAGTACCGCGAGGATATTTACGTCGGGTATCGTTATTTTGAGACCTTTGCGCCCGATAAAGTGCTGTATCCCTTCGGCTTCGGGTTGTCCTATACGCGTTTCGAGTGGGAAGTGCTGGCGGCCGAGGCTTCGCAAGAGGGCGCCAAAGTCGCGGTGCGCGTCACCAACGCGGGCGAGTGCGCCGGCAAAGAGGTGATGCAACTCTACTTGGAAGCCCCGCAGGGGCGTATGGGCAAGAGTCGCCGCTCGTTGGTGGCGTTTGGCAAGACGCCGCTATTGGCGGCGGGTGAAAGCGCGACCTTGGAACTGGCGTGTTCGGGGTACTTGATGGCCTCTTTCGACGACGTGGGCAATACGCCTTTTGCCAATGCGTACGTCTTGGAAGGGGGCGTCTATCGGCTGTTCGTCGGCAATAGCGTGCGCTCCCTCGATTTGGCCGCGCGGTTCGAATTGTCCCATACCGTATGCCTCAAATCCGTGCAACCGGTGTGCGCGGTGGAGCATCCGTTCGACCGTCTGATCCCTCGCCAAAGGGGGAACGAATTGATACCCGCCTACGGGCAAGTGCCCAAGGGTGAGGTGGATATGAAAGCGCGGATAAAAGAGGATATGCCCGAAGAGGTCGAAAAGGGCGCGTCCTATTTGTGGACGGACGTGTTGGACGGCAAAGTCACAGTGGAAGATTTCGTCCACGGATTGGACCTCGCCGATTTGGAAGCGTTGACGCGCGGGCACGGCTTTATGCACAGCCCTTTGGGCGTGTCGGGCAACGGGGGCGTCATGGGCGGCGTCACGGAGGAGTTGCGCCTGTTGGGCTTCCCGCCCCTCGTTACGTCGGACGGCCCCAGCGGGCTACGGGTGCGGCGCTATTGCAATTTGCTGCCATGCGGCACGGCGCTGGCCGCGTCTTGGAACGAGGCGCTTGCCCGCGAGGTCTATCGCACGGTCGGTGAGGAGATGCGCGCCTACGGGGTGCATATCCTGCTGGGCGGCGGTATGAATATCCATCGCAATCCGCTTTGCGGGCGGAATTTCGAGTATATGAGCGAGGACCCCGTGCTGTCGGGCGTTATCGCGGCCGCTACGGTGGAGGGCGTGCAGGAGATGGGCGTCGCCGCGTGTATCAAGCATTTTTGCTGTAACAATCAGGAGTACAACCGCAACCGCAACGACAGCCGCTTGTCGCAACGGGCGTTGCGTGAGATATACCTCAAGGGCTTCGAGATCTGCGTGGAGTTGGCCGATCCGTGGACGGTGATGACCTCTTATAACCTCGTCAACGGCGTGTGGGCGCACTATCATTACGATTTGGCGACCACGATTTTGCGCAAGGAGTGGGGATATCGCGGGTTGATCATGACCGATTGGTGGATGCAACACGACCATAGTCACGAGTTTCCCGCCCTCTGTGACAACGCGTATCGCGTGCGTGCGGGTGTGGGCGTGTTTATGCCCGGCAGTTTTAACCGCATGGAGCGCGAGTATCGCGCGGACGGCAGCCTTTTGTCTACGTTGGGGCAGCCCGACGGCATTCGCCGCGCCGAGATAGAGCGCGCCGCTTTGCCGACGGCTTTGCTGGCCTATCGGCTGCGCGACGTGCTGAATGCGACGAAAAGCGAGTAAACGCCGAAAAAACGAGTAGGCGATAGGGGGGTCGAATGGGCCACCCTTTTTTGCGGGCGGTCGCGGGGTGGAACGGTTATCACGAAGGACCGCTATTGCATATAATGCTATATGCAACTGCAAGGATTGTTTACGGCACTCATTACCCCCTTTCGGGAGGGCGCGGTGGATCACGACGCCCTTTCGCGCCTCGTCGTCCGCGCCTCGGTGTACTCGGCGGCGTTCGTGGCGTTGGGGACTACCGCCGAGCCGTGCGCGCTGACGGAAGAAGAATGCGACGCCGTCTTGCGTACCGTCATGCGGTCTACGGCCAAACCCATCGTAGTGGGCGTGTCGGGCAATGATACTCGCACGGTCGTTAGGCGTGCCGAGCATTATCGGGAGATGGGCGCGAGTGCGCTTTTGTGCGTTACGCCCTATTATAACCGCTGTTCGGACGAGGGGCTCTTGGCGCACTATCGGGCGATTTGCGAGGCCGTGGACGTGCCGATCGTCCTCTACAATGTGCCCAAGCGGACGGGCGTGGACATATCGCCCGAAATGCTGGCGCGGCTACTATTGCTACCCCACGTGGTAGGGGTAAAAGAGGCCAACGCGGACGCTTGGGAGATATTGCACTATGCGTTGGTGTGCCGCGAATTGTCGCGGGCATTGGTCTGCGGCGAGGACGCGACGCTGCCCCTTTTCCGCGCCGTGGGGGCGGAATGCGCGATCTCGGCGGCCGCCAACGCCATCCCCGACGTGATGGAGCAGGGCCTCGTCGTGCCCCTCTCGGATATGCCGCGCTGGACGTCGCGCTATTTGCCTTTGGTCGAGCGCCTGTTTGGCGAAGTCAATCCCATTGCGGTCAAGCAAGCCTGTTTTCATCTGGGGCTGTGCGCCAACGAGTTGCGCTTGCCCCTCGCGCCTTCCGCCGACCGCGCGTTGCCGATTCTGCTCGAAAAAGCGGGCTTTTGTATAGTAAATCACTAAGAGCGGACTAAAAATCGCGTTTGCCTATTGACCTTCGGCGCGTCATAAGTTATACTATGATTAGCACAGTATATCGTGCGCATTTTTTCGCGCACGCGGAGGGATAGATGGCAAAGAAACACTTGCCCGAAAACGAAGATTTGTTCAGTATAGACACACCCGACGTGGACGGCGCCGACGGCGGCTGGGACGATTGGGACGACGTAGACGTGGTCGCACCCGCCCAAGAGGAAGTCGACGATGTGGACGTGGACGTGCCGACCGAGGAAGCCGAAGCGCCCGAAGTAAGCGCACAATCCGACGAAACGCCCGTCCAAGCGTACGACGTGGCCGAAGCGGAGAACGCGGATTTCGGTGACGAGGAATGGGACGACGAAGCGCCCGCCCAAGAGGTGGACGCGGATATTGCCGCGCCCGAAGAGGAAATCGCGGACGAAGTGGACGTTGACGTGGACGCGCCTGCTCAGGCGGAAGTTGCGGAAGAGACGGCCGCCGTCGAAGAGGCCGCCGCACCTGCCGAAGCCGTGCCCGAATACGAAGTGGAAGAGGCCGTGGACGAAGATTTCGGTGACGACGATTGGGGCGAGGACGAAGCGGTCGAAGCGATCGAAGAAGCACCCGAAGGGAAAGAAGAGGGCGAGAAAGCCATCGAGGACGAGCCGCAAGCCGATCTCGACGAGGAAGAACCCGCCGAGGAAAACGCCCAAGCGGAAGAGAAAGACGACGAGCCTGCGGGCGAGTTGCAGGTCTCCGACGAGGAATTGGCGGAGTTTTTGCCGCCCGAACAGCCCATGGAGGAAGCGTCCGCTCCCGTAGAGGAAGAAACGCCCCCCACGCCCGAGGAAGAAGAAGCCGCCCTCGACGAAGCGCTCGAAAAACCCGAGGAAGTCAAATCCGAAGAGGAAATAAGGCGCGAACAAGAGGAGTTGGAAGCCTACCGCGCCGCGATGGGCGAGAGTAACGCCGAGATGGCGGACGTGAGCGAGTACCGCACCTTCCGAAAGAAGACCAAGACCGAGAGCAAGTCTTCCGTGCCCAAGAAAAGCGACTTCGACTTGTTTGCCAACCGCTATAAAGTAAAGACCATGAACGCGATGGTCGCCGCTTCCGACCCCATCGTGTATTTCTACAACGCGTGCTTGCGCTCCGACGGCTCCATAATGGCGTTCAACGTGTACCAAGTGCTGCAAGACCGTTTCCTCGGCAAGATGGTGCCCCAACTCTTTACCGCCGTCGCCGAAAACAGCGCCAAAATCGAAGACCTCAACGAGGCCAATCTCATAGAGCAGATAAAGGTCTGCGCCGAGTTCCCCCAATACGACTTTATCGTCAGCATTTCGTCCCGTTTCTTCACCAAGCCCGTGTTGCTGGACAGATTGCTGAAACTCATTCCCGACGGGGGCGTGCCCAACCTCGTGTTTGCGTTCGACTGTACCTCGCTGGAAAGTATCGCCATCGCCGCCAAGACCGGTTTGGGCGCCGTGCACCAAAAGGGCGTGAAGATTTTGCTGGACAGCACCGAGAAGGTGACCATGACCGTGCTGAGCGAATTCGACTACGACTTTATCCGCATCGACTCCCGCTATTATGAAATCGGCAATCCGCGCGCCGAGGCCTATCTACGCCTGTTGCTGTCCCTTACCAAGGAGCAGGGCGTGTCCTCTATCGCCACGTTCTGCGACAGCGAGGACTTGTCCGAATATATGTTCTTTATGGGCGTAGACGCCATTCAGGGCAACGCGATCTCGCGTCCCATGCGCACCGTGCCCAACGCGGTGAAAGGTATAACGCTACTGCCCTCCATGCTCGACGCATAGCGAGGGCGCGGAATTGCGCGATTGAGCGGGCTGTCCGCTCACTCGTCGACGTCACGTACAAAAGTACGTTAGGCGTCGCCTCGCTCGTTTGTACACCCACTCATTCATCACAATTCCGCGCCATCTCCGGGATGGAATAGCGCGGTTTTTGTTTGTGTACGAAGCGCGGGCTGTCCGCTCGTGGAATAGAAATGGAACGTAACCGAAAACCCCCGCGTTTTGCGGGGGTTTTCGATACCAAACGATGAAAATAGACGATAAAGAAGGGCGATAATCGAGGGGAGAAAACGTGGGGGTTAGTCGAGCCCGCAGGCGGTCATAACGCCCAAGGTGGCGTAGCCTACGACGAGGCCGATGCCTATCATAATGGCGGTGACTACGAGATTGTGCTTGACCTCTTTGACGTTCTTGTAGAGAATCATCAAGCCCAAGCCCGCGTTGACGCACAAGCCGCCCACGCAAGCGCCGAAACTCAAGCCGCCCACCAAATAGAGTTCCGCCAAGATGACCGAGCCGGCACAGTTGGGGATAAGCCCCACCACCACGGCCAAAGCGGGCGCCGCGTAGCGGCTACTTTGCAAGAAAGCGGCCACGGCCTCTTCGCCCACGAAATGGAGAATGGTGCCCCATACCATGTTGACGACGAACACGTACGCGAATATTTTGAGGGAGTGGACGAGGGGGTGCAGAAGGTATTGGTGCCACTTGCTCTCCTTATCTTCCTCTTCCTCTATGTGGTGATGACAGCACCCCACGTGTACGACCTCTTCGCATTCGCATTCTTCCTCGTGGTGATGCACGGCCTCTTGCGAACGACGGTAAATGAGGTCGATAAGGTAGCCGAACGCCACCGCCGACACGAACTTGATGCCCAAAAGGGGCAATACCATCAATATTTTGTCGGGCGTGTCCGTCGCGCCCAAAAAGATGGGCAGGGCTTCGTCGCTGGTGGCTACGAAGATGGCGATGAGGGTGCCTAAGGTGATGTGTTTTTTGTGATAGAGATCCGCGCCGACTACGCTGAAACCGCATTGTGGAATGAGGCCGATGCCCGCGCCGATAAGGGGCGCGAAACGCCCCGCGTGCTCCATCTTGTGCGAAAACTTCGGCTCGAGAAAAGCCAAGAGGAGATATACTCCGAACACGATCGCCAACACGATGGCGCTGTCTTTCAATGCGTCCAAAAACACTTCCAGCATAAATTCACCTAAATTGTATTGTAGGGATTGTCATGCCTTTTGTCAACGAAATTGGGGCATTCGCGAATTTTTTTGTTAAAATACTTACCATATCCTATAGAGTGTGATATAATAATACGCGAAACGATAAATTCTTTCTTTATAAGGAGATGATATAATGATTAAAGTAGACGTAATTTCCGGGTTTTTGGGCGCCGGTAAGACGACGCTTATCAAAAAGATGTACGCGCACGCTTTCAAAAACGAGCAAGTAGTGCTCATCGAAAACGAATTCGGCAAAGTCGGCGTGGACGCCGCGTTTTTGCAGGAAGCGGGCATCGAAATCAAAGAAATCAATTCGGGCTGTATTTGCTGTACGCTGGTGGGCGACTTCAATCGTTCCTTGGAGGAAATCATCGAGCGCTTCCATCCGGACCGCGTCATTATCGAGCCGTCGGGCGTGGGCAAACTCAGCGATATCATCGAGTCTATTCACCGCTTCGGCGACGCGCTGACCTTGAATATCGTCGCCACCGTCGTGGACGCCAAGAAGTGCAAAAAACAAATGCGCAACTTCGGCGAATTCTATGTAGACCAAGTGAAACAGGCCAATACCGTGGTCATCAGCAAGGGCGACGTCGCGGGCGCGGAAGTCGTGCAAGAGGCGTACGACCTCGTCCGTTCGCTCAATCCCCGCGCCAATATCGTGACCACCGCCGTCACCGAGATGGAGGGCGACCGCTTGCTCGCGGTGCTGGAAGAGGACGCGTCCTTGATGGACGAATTGCTGGAAGAGGTGGTGGCCGCCGCAAAAGCGCATAAGCATCATCATCACCATCATCACGAGGACGAAGACGGCGAGGAATGCGAGTGTCACCATCATCACCACGATGAAGAGGAAGAGGAGGACGAGGAGCACCATCATCATCACGAGGACGAAGACGACGATGACGACGAAGAGTGCGAATGCCATCACCATCATCACGATGAAGACGAAGATGAAGAGGGTGAAGAGCATCATCACCATCACCACGACGACGATGACGACGAAGAGTGCGAATGCCATCATCATCACGATGATGATGACGATGACGACGAAGGCGAGGAGCACCATCATCACCATCACGGTCACGACGCCGACGAAGTGTTCGAGAGTTGGGGCGTGGAAACGGCCAAGTCCTACGCGAAGCCCGAATTGGAGGCCGCTCTGGAGGCGTTGTGCACGGACCGCTGCGGCAATATCTTACGTAGCAAGGGCATCGTGAAAGCGTCCGACCGCGAGGAGTGGTACTACTTCGATTTGGTGGCGGGTGATTACGAAATCCGTTTGGGCGCGCCCGACTACACGGGTCGTTTGTGCGTGATAGGCGCGGGACTCGATCGCGACGAAATCAAGGCGGTCTTTGCGCTATGAGTATTCCCCGTCAAGTACCCGTCATAGTGGTCAACGGCTTCTTGGAGAGCGGCAAGACCTTTTTCTTGAACGACGCGTGGCGCGAGGAGTTGTTTATCGACGCCTCGGCGCGGCAGGTGGTCGTGTCCTGCGAGGACGGCAATACCGAGTACGATCCGCGCCTCATGCGTATTAACCACGTCAGCGTGGTGCCGGTGGAAGAAGCGTCTCAACTGACCCCCGCTTTCTATCAGGATATCATCAAGCAGTATCGCCCCGACCTCATCTATATCGAGGCCAACGCCATGTGGGACATAGCGGCCTATCGCTTGCCCGAATGCTGTACGCTGGCGCAGCAGATCACGGTGGTTAACGCCGAATCTTTCCAAATGTATTTCAACAATATGCGGCAAAAGGTCGTGGATATGCTGAAAGACTCCGAAGTGGTGATCATGTATAATTGCGACGACGAAAAGGCCACCACCGTGTTGAAGCGCAACCTGCAACTCATCAATCCCAAGATGGGCTATCTGCTCTTTGACAGCGAAGGCAATTCGGTCAGTTTGGCCGACGACCTGCCCTACAAGGTGGACGGCGACTACGTCAACGTGGCCGATCTCGACTTCGGCATATTCTTTGTGGATTCCATCGAGAATCCCGAACGCTACGACGGCAAGACGGTGGAGATAACCGTGCACGCCGTACTGGATAAAACCATTCCCGACGGCTTCTTCGTGGGCGGCCGTCGCGTGATGACGTGCTGTGCCAACGACGTGGCTTTTTACTTCGTGCTGTGTCACAACGCCACGTCCGTCAAAGTGAACGACGGCGATTGGATACGCATGGCGGGCAGAGTGGGTTTCCACGAAATGGAGGGTGAACGACAAATCCTGATGGAGGTGCAGTCAATCACCAAATTGCCGCCCCGTGCGGACGACGAGACCATCGGCTTGGGCTGATGACTACGAAGTGAGTGTAATCGTATGCAAATAGAATCCATATCCCCTTCCGAAGTATATCAAGCGCTGGACACCTCGCCCGAAGGCCTTAGCCAAAGCGAAGTGAACGCGCGGTTGGAGCGAGACGGCTACAACCGCCTGGCGGGCGGCAAACGCGTCACGCCTTTGACGCGGTTTTTCAAGCAGTTTGCCAACGTGATGATCATCGTTTTGTTGGCGGCCGCCGCCGTGTCCGCCACCATTTCCATCGTGCAGAAAGAGTATGCGGATCTGTTCGAGGCGGGCATCATTCTCTTCATCGTCATAGCCAACGCCGTGGTGGGCGCCGTGCAGGAAGGGCGGGCGGAGAGCGCCTTGGACGCTTTGAAAAATCTCAATAAGCCCTATTGCAAAGTCATACGCGAGGGCGAAATACGGCGCATTAGACAGGAAGAAGTCGTTGTCGGCGACCTGGTGCTGCTCGAAGCGGGCGACATCGTGCCCGCCGATATGCGCCTTGTGGAGAGCGCTTCGCTCAAAATAGAGGAGTCCGCCTTGACGGGCGAGTCCGTGGCCGTCGAAAAGGACGCTACGGCTACGGTGGCCTCCGACGCGCCTATAGGCGATAGGCACAATATGGCCTTTTCTACGGGCGTGGTGCAGTACGGCAGAGGCAAAGGCGTGGTGACGGCGACGGGTATGCATACCGAGGTCGGCCATATCGCAGGAATGTTGCAGGAAGAGCAGAGCGAAACGCCCTTGCAACGCCAGTTGGCCAAGACCGCCAAGACGTTGAGTATCATCGTGCTGGCCGTGGCCGCGCTGATTTTCGTAGTGTCTGCCGTTCGTCCCCTCGCGTCGGGACAAAAGGCGGGGCTCGACGACTATATGCTGGCCTTTATGACCGCCGTGGCCATCGCCGTGGCCGCCATCCCCGAGGGCTTGCCCGCCGTGGTGACCATCGTGCTGGCCGTGGGATTGCAGAAGATGAGCAAGAAAAACGCCATCATTCGCCGATTGCCCGCCGTGGAGACGTTGGGCAGTTGCCAAGTGATCTGCACGGACAAAACGGGCACTTTGACCTTGAACAAAATGACCGTGCAGGCCTTTTATACGCCCGACCACGGCGTCGTCGCCGACCTGCCGCAAGGGGACGCCGAGCGCCTGTTGGTGCGCAGTATGAGCCTGTGCAACGATACCACCGTATCCGACGAAGGCGACCTGTTGGGCGACCCCACCGAGACGGCCCTGGTGGCCTATGCCACCCGCTACGGTTTGGAGTACGCCGCCGAACGGCGGGACTTCCCGCGTACGGACGAGATACCCTTCGACAGCGTGCGTAAGTTGATGACCACGGTGCACGACACGCCCCAAGGCAGTATGTGCTTTGTCAAGGGCGCGCCCGATATGCTGCTCAAACGCTGTACCCGCGTGCTCGTGGGCGGTAAAGTAATCGCATTGGACGACGAGGAACGCGCACGCTTTTTGGAGGCCAACGCTTCCCTCAACCGAGAGGCGCTGCGTACCTTGGGCGTCGCCTACAAGACGGGCGATCTGCAAGCGGACAGAAACGAGGATAACCTCGTGCTGTTGGGCTTGGTGGGTATGATCGATCCCCCGCGCGAGGAAGTGAAAGGCGCCGTCAAAGAGTGTATCGAGGCGGGTATGCGCCCCGTGATGATCACGGGAGACCACGCGGATACCGCCGTGGCCATCGCCCGCCGTATAGGGTTGTGGCAAGAGGGCGACCGCGCCGTGACGGGCGTGGAAATAGACGCGATGAGCGACGAGGAACTGGCCGCCCATATACGCGAAATATCGGTATTCGCCCGCGTAAGTCCCGAGAATAAAGTGCGCATCGTCAAGGCGTTCCAGACCATGGGCAACGTGGTGGCCATGACGGGCGACGGCGTAAACGACGCGCCCTCTATCAAAGCGGCGGATATCGGCGTGGGCATGGGCATCACGGGTACGGACGTATCCAAGGGCGCGGCGGATATGGTGCTGGCCGACGACAACTACGTCACCATCGTCACGGCCGTGGAAGAAGGGCGCAAGATATACGACAATATCAAAAAGTCGGTGCAGTTTTTGCTGTCGGCCAATATGGCCGAGGTGATGTGCCTGTTGGTCGTTACGCTCGTCGTCAGTAGCGTTTTGGGGCGTAACGTGGAGTTCTTGACGCCCGTGATGATACTGTGGGTCAACCTCGTCACCGACTCCTTGCCCGCCTTGGCTTTGGGCAGAGAAGAGGCGGAAGAGGGCATTATGAAGAGGCCCCCCCGCAAGGGCGGCAACAGCCTGTTTTCGGGCAAGATGGGCAGAGATATCTTCATACAGGCCTTTATGCAGGCCGCCGTGTGTTTGGCCGTCTATTGCGTGGCCGAGTTCGCTTTGCCGCGCGGTATCGCCGACCATACGGTCACTATGACTATGACCTTCGTGACCATTTGCTTCGTGCAACTGTTCCATGCCTTCAACCTGCGGCAGACGACGGACAGCCTGTTCCGTCACAATCCCTTCTCCAACAAAATGCTCGACTTGGGCTTGTTGGTGGGCGCGGCGTTGGTGTCCGTCGTAGTGCTCGTTCCGCCCCTTCATGTGGTGTTCCAGACCACCTCTTTGACGGCGGGCGAGTGGGGTATCAGTTTGGCCTTTGCTTTCGCCATTATTCCTATGGTTGAAATACAAAAACTCATTGAGCGCGTCGTCGCCAAAAGGAGAGCGGCATGAGTAGAAAAAAGATGAAGAATTTGCAGTTCGCCGTCATCGGTTTGGGCATTTTCGGTACTGAACTGGTCAAGACGTTGGCCAATAAAGGGTGCGAAGTGCTGGCCATTGACGCGGACGCCAACCGCATAGCCGAAGTCAGCGATTACGCCACCCATTGCGTCAACGCGGACGCTACGGACGAGCGCGTTTTGGAGCAGATCGGTCTGTCTTCTTTCGATAACGTCATTATCGGCATAGGCCGCAATATTCAGGCCTCCATTATGTGCACCCTGCTGTGCAAGGAAATGGGCGCCAAGAATATCACGGCCAAGGCCATCAACGACAACCACGCCGCCATCCTCACCAAGTTGGGCGTGGACAGAGTCATCGTGCCCGAGGCGGATTCGGCCGCCAAAACCGCCACGATGATCGCCTATCCCCAGATGAGCGATATGATAGAACTGACGGACGACCTGGCCATCGTGGAAATAGATATGCCCGCGTCCTGGAACGACAAGTCCATAGCGGAGTTGCGCATTCGGGAAAAGTACGGCGTGACCGTCATTTTTATCCTGCACGACGAGGGCAACGTGACGCCGTTGGGCACTACGGTCTGCCACGCGGGCAGTACGGTCGTGTTGGGCGGCCCGATGGATAAGTTGGAGACCTTGATGTCGAGGCTCGGGAGCAAATGATCAAGACGGTCTTGTTGGATATCGACGATACCATACTTGACTTCACCTTGGGCGAGCGGATGGCGATACGCCTGTCTTTTGAGCACTTCCGCCTGCCGTACGATCCCATCTACGCGTCCGTCTATCACGACGTCAACGAGGGGTGGTGGCGCCGCTACGAGGCGGGCAAGGCGACCGTTCAACAGGTCGTGGTCGAACGATTCGTGGACTTGTTCGGCAAAATCGGCAAGCCTATGCCCCTCAACTTCGCCTCGGTGTACGAGGAGAATCTGCGCGCGCAGCACGCGTATATTCGCGGCGCAAAAGGCTTCGTCGAGCGCTTGTCCCGCGCGTATGACGTGTACGCCGTATCCAACGGACGTACCGCGGTGCAGGAGAGAAGGCTAAGAGAAAGCGGACTCGTGGGGTTACTCAAAGACGTGTTCGTATCCGAGAATTTGGGGTATCATAAGCCCCAAAAGGCCTTTTTTGACGAGATCGCCAAGCGCATAGAGGGCTATACGCCCCAAACTACCGTTTTGGTAGGCAACAGCCTGACGAGCGATATCGCGGGGGGCAAAGAAGCGGGTGTGCATACCGTGTGGTACAACCGCGAACACCGCGCGCTCGAGGCGGGTTTCGCGCCCGATTTTACGTCGGACGATTACCACGAAATAGAGGCGTTTATACGCGGCGTTCGATAGGCGACCGTCGCGGCAATACGAGGGGGCATACCCCGATAAGGAGGAATTATGCTGTCGCAAATCAAGCACTACAACACCTTTTACGGCGTGGTATTGGCGTGTGCGATGCTGTCTAACGACGACTCGGACGCCTACCGCCGAGACGCTTCCGCCATCGTGGATTTCTATTGCCGCGCGCGGGGCGTGGACGAGGAGACCATCGCCGAGTGGAAGGCGTGTATCTTCGACGTGCTGGGCAAAGTGAGCGTCCTGGACGAGCGCTCGTTCGGCTACAACGACCGCGCCATCCGTAGGGAATACGAGGACGCGGATTTGCTGTACGACGTCAAGAGCGACGTCATCAGCGAGATTTCGTCGCAATACCGTCAGTCGGGCGCGCCTAACGCCATGT
This window contains:
- a CDS encoding arsenic efflux protein encodes the protein MLEVFLDALKDSAIVLAIVFGVYLLLAFLEPKFSHKMEHAGRFAPLIGAGIGLIPQCGFSVVGADLYHKKHITLGTLIAIFVATSDEALPIFLGATDTPDKILMVLPLLGIKFVSAVAFGYLIDLIYRRSQEAVHHHEEECECEEVVHVGCCHHHIEEEEDKESKWHQYLLHPLVHSLKIFAYVFVVNMVWGTILHFVGEEAVAAFLQSSRYAAPALAVVVGLIPNCAGSVILAELYLVGGLSFGACVGGLCVNAGLGLMILYKNVKEVKHNLVVTAIMIGIGLVVGYATLGVMTACGLD
- a CDS encoding GTP-binding protein; translated protein: MIKVDVISGFLGAGKTTLIKKMYAHAFKNEQVVLIENEFGKVGVDAAFLQEAGIEIKEINSGCICCTLVGDFNRSLEEIIERFHPDRVIIEPSGVGKLSDIIESIHRFGDALTLNIVATVVDAKKCKKQMRNFGEFYVDQVKQANTVVISKGDVAGAEVVQEAYDLVRSLNPRANIVTTAVTEMEGDRLLAVLEEDASLMDELLEEVVAAAKAHKHHHHHHHEDEDGEECECHHHHHDEEEEEDEEHHHHHEDEDDDDDEECECHHHHHDEDEDEEGEEHHHHHHDDDDDEECECHHHHDDDDDDDEGEEHHHHHHGHDADEVFESWGVETAKSYAKPELEAALEALCTDRCGNILRSKGIVKASDREEWYYFDLVAGDYEIRLGAPDYTGRLCVIGAGLDRDEIKAVFAL
- a CDS encoding glycoside hydrolase family 3 protein; this encodes MSFFKKIIAPIVRISANLAQGNGLSQDSNYVEEGFARVVDASALLRRAAAEGVVLLRNEGVLPLAPKTKVAIFGRHQVDWFYVGYGSGGDVNAPYEINLLDAAEGRISLDVRLAERYRKWCASRVHRADEGWWGAWPYSHPEMDMAEKDVAAYAQDNDAAVYVLGRAAGEDRENTLTEGSYYLTAKERRLLSFVTKHFRKTIVVLDTGNVVDMAWVEEFQPSAVLMAYFGGQESCTALVDVLTGAVNPSGKLPDTIARRYTDYPSSACFGGKDYNEYREDIYVGYRYFETFAPDKVLYPFGFGLSYTRFEWEVLAAEASQEGAKVAVRVTNAGECAGKEVMQLYLEAPQGRMGKSRRSLVAFGKTPLLAAGESATLELACSGYLMASFDDVGNTPFANAYVLEGGVYRLFVGNSVRSLDLAARFELSHTVCLKSVQPVCAVEHPFDRLIPRQRGNELIPAYGQVPKGEVDMKARIKEDMPEEVEKGASYLWTDVLDGKVTVEDFVHGLDLADLEALTRGHGFMHSPLGVSGNGGVMGGVTEELRLLGFPPLVTSDGPSGLRVRRYCNLLPCGTALAASWNEALAREVYRTVGEEMRAYGVHILLGGGMNIHRNPLCGRNFEYMSEDPVLSGVIAAATVEGVQEMGVAACIKHFCCNNQEYNRNRNDSRLSQRALREIYLKGFEICVELADPWTVMTSYNLVNGVWAHYHYDLATTILRKEWGYRGLIMTDWWMQHDHSHEFPALCDNAYRVRAGVGVFMPGSFNRMEREYRADGSLLSTLGQPDGIRRAEIERAALPTALLAYRLRDVLNATKSE
- the dapA gene encoding 4-hydroxy-tetrahydrodipicolinate synthase, with product MQLQGLFTALITPFREGAVDHDALSRLVVRASVYSAAFVALGTTAEPCALTEEECDAVLRTVMRSTAKPIVVGVSGNDTRTVVRRAEHYREMGASALLCVTPYYNRCSDEGLLAHYRAICEAVDVPIVLYNVPKRTGVDISPEMLARLLLLPHVVGVKEANADAWEILHYALVCRELSRALVCGEDATLPLFRAVGAECAISAAANAIPDVMEQGLVVPLSDMPRWTSRYLPLVERLFGEVNPIAVKQACFHLGLCANELRLPLAPSADRALPILLEKAGFCIVNH
- a CDS encoding EAL domain-containing protein, translated to MAKKHLPENEDLFSIDTPDVDGADGGWDDWDDVDVVAPAQEEVDDVDVDVPTEEAEAPEVSAQSDETPVQAYDVAEAENADFGDEEWDDEAPAQEVDADIAAPEEEIADEVDVDVDAPAQAEVAEETAAVEEAAAPAEAVPEYEVEEAVDEDFGDDDWGEDEAVEAIEEAPEGKEEGEKAIEDEPQADLDEEEPAEENAQAEEKDDEPAGELQVSDEELAEFLPPEQPMEEASAPVEEETPPTPEEEEAALDEALEKPEEVKSEEEIRREQEELEAYRAAMGESNAEMADVSEYRTFRKKTKTESKSSVPKKSDFDLFANRYKVKTMNAMVAASDPIVYFYNACLRSDGSIMAFNVYQVLQDRFLGKMVPQLFTAVAENSAKIEDLNEANLIEQIKVCAEFPQYDFIVSISSRFFTKPVLLDRLLKLIPDGGVPNLVFAFDCTSLESIAIAAKTGLGAVHQKGVKILLDSTEKVTMTVLSEFDYDFIRIDSRYYEIGNPRAEAYLRLLLSLTKEQGVSSIATFCDSEDLSEYMFFMGVDAIQGNAISRPMRTVPNAVKGITLLPSMLDA